The proteins below are encoded in one region of Roseovarius bejariae:
- a CDS encoding cbb3-type cytochrome c oxidase subunit I: MKYQSQKIALAYFGVALALFAIQIIGGLLVGWVYVSPNFLSELVPFSTLRMLHTNSLIVWLLLGFFGAAYFLIPEEAEREIHSPKLAYIQLGILVLGTLGVVVTYLFNLFEGHWLLGKEGREFIEQPVWVKIGIVVAALIFLFNVTMTVLKGRKTAISNILILGLWGLALLFLFAFYNPENLAVDKQYWWYIVHLWVEGVWELIMASILAYLMLKLTGVDREVVEKWLYVIVAAALFSGILGTGHHYYWIGTPGYWQWIGSIFSSLEVIPFFAMMAFAFVMVWKGRRDHPNKAALLWSLGCATLAFFGAGVWGFLHTLHGVNYYTHGTQITAAHGHLAFYGAYVCLNIAIFTYALPILRNRDPYNQVLNMAAFWLMSGGMVFMTFTLTFAGTIQTHLQRVMGEYYMNVQDQLSLFYWMRFGSGVVVFIGVLLLIYSLAMPRKEIITTDASVAAE, encoded by the coding sequence ATGAAATACCAATCACAAAAAATCGCGCTGGCCTACTTCGGTGTCGCGTTGGCGCTCTTCGCCATCCAGATCATCGGCGGGCTTCTGGTGGGCTGGGTCTATGTCAGCCCCAACTTCCTGTCCGAGCTGGTGCCCTTCAGCACGCTTCGGATGCTGCATACCAACTCGTTGATCGTCTGGCTTCTGCTGGGCTTCTTCGGCGCGGCCTATTTCCTGATCCCCGAAGAGGCCGAGCGCGAGATTCACTCGCCGAAACTGGCCTATATCCAGCTTGGCATTCTGGTGCTGGGGACGCTGGGCGTGGTCGTGACCTACCTCTTCAACCTGTTCGAAGGTCACTGGCTTCTGGGCAAGGAAGGGCGCGAGTTCATCGAACAACCCGTCTGGGTGAAAATCGGCATCGTCGTGGCGGCGCTGATCTTCCTCTTCAATGTCACCATGACGGTGTTGAAGGGCCGGAAAACCGCGATCTCCAACATCCTGATCCTCGGGCTGTGGGGGCTGGCGCTGTTGTTCCTCTTTGCCTTCTACAACCCCGAAAACCTTGCCGTGGACAAACAGTACTGGTGGTACATCGTGCACCTCTGGGTGGAAGGCGTGTGGGAGCTCATCATGGCCTCGATCCTCGCCTACCTGATGCTCAAACTGACGGGCGTTGACCGCGAGGTGGTGGAAAAATGGCTTTACGTCATCGTCGCCGCCGCGCTGTTCTCGGGCATCCTTGGCACCGGGCACCACTACTACTGGATCGGCACGCCGGGGTATTGGCAGTGGATCGGCTCGATCTTCTCTTCGCTCGAAGTGATCCCCTTCTTCGCGATGATGGCCTTTGCCTTCGTCATGGTCTGGAAGGGCCGCCGTGACCACCCCAACAAGGCCGCGCTCCTGTGGTCGCTGGGCTGTGCCACGCTGGCCTTCTTCGGGGCCGGCGTCTGGGGCTTCCTGCACACCCTGCACGGGGTCAACTACTACACCCACGGCACACAGATCACCGCCGCCCACGGGCACCTTGCCTTCTACGGCGCCTATGTCTGCCTGAACATCGCGATCTTCACCTACGCGCTGCCCATCCTGCGCAACCGCGATCCCTATAACCAAGTGCTGAACATGGCCGCGTTCTGGCTGATGTCGGGCGGGATGGTCTTCATGACCTTCACCCTGACCTTCGCCGGCACGATCCAGACCCACCTGCAACGGGTCATGGGAGAGTATTACATGAACGTGCAGGATCAGCTGTCGCTGTTCTACTGGATGCGCTTCGGTTCGGGCGTGGTGGTCTTCATCGGGGTTCTCCTGCTGATCTACTCGCTGGCGATGCCCCGCAAGGAAATCATCACCACCGACGCCTCGGTCGCTGCGGAGTGA
- a CDS encoding CbbQ/NirQ/NorQ/GpvN family protein, which translates to MDGHIDLQQKGAADAPFYLAQGDECALFEAASENNLPVLLKGPTGCGKTRFVAHMAAQLGRPLYTVACHDDLSAADLIGRYLLKGGETVWVDGPLTRAVREGAICYLDEVVEARKDVTVVLHPLTDDRRILPIDRTGEEIEAAPGFMLVASYNPGYQNILKTLKPSTRQRFVAMEFDFPAPDLETRIVAQESGLPSDRVAPLVRLAGKLRALKGQDLEEGVSTRLVIYAATLIARGMSVDRAIEAAMIEPLTDDEDTKRGLLDLVTAIFG; encoded by the coding sequence ATGGACGGACATATCGACCTCCAACAGAAGGGGGCGGCAGACGCCCCCTTCTACCTCGCCCAGGGCGACGAATGCGCGCTCTTCGAGGCGGCAAGCGAAAACAACCTGCCGGTCCTGCTCAAGGGGCCGACGGGCTGCGGCAAGACCCGCTTCGTGGCCCACATGGCCGCGCAACTGGGCCGCCCGCTCTATACCGTGGCCTGCCACGATGACCTCTCGGCGGCCGACCTGATCGGGCGCTACCTGCTCAAGGGCGGCGAAACCGTCTGGGTCGATGGCCCCCTGACCCGCGCCGTGCGCGAGGGCGCGATTTGCTACCTCGACGAGGTGGTCGAGGCGCGCAAGGATGTCACCGTCGTTCTGCACCCGCTGACCGACGATCGGCGCATCCTGCCCATCGACCGCACCGGCGAGGAAATCGAAGCCGCCCCCGGCTTCATGCTGGTGGCCTCCTACAACCCCGGCTACCAGAACATCCTCAAAACCCTCAAACCCTCCACCCGGCAGCGTTTCGTCGCGATGGAGTTCGACTTCCCCGCCCCCGATCTGGAAACCCGGATCGTCGCGCAGGAAAGTGGCCTGCCGTCTGACCGCGTGGCGCCGTTGGTGCGCCTTGCAGGCAAGCTGCGCGCACTCAAGGGGCAGGACCTCGAAGAGGGTGTCTCGACCCGCCTTGTCATCTATGCGGCCACCCTGATCGCCCGCGGCATGTCCGTGGATCGCGCGATCGAGGCGGCGATGATCGAACCGCTGACCGATGACGAGGATACCAAACGCGGGCTCCTAGATCTTGTGACGGCCATCTTCGGGTGA
- a CDS encoding nitric oxide reductase activation protein NorD — protein sequence MSRIEIEPWEPEETIGKLWHAFASRLDAPQLHHGAAVDLSEVNGRLAVLFRGLGGAPSVEIRPVSPEVSHHRLGLLRRLGTEAEITPRASFDGEALRLPESLAVFPQREYNGALYLWLVAAVAHAPSHHPDTDPLRADLRALMAARQMTDTALAAAPGLRDLYGALCAATLAQRSVRSLPRTEQAVEDTIRHLLGDPAPLGPEAQTVLSATASGEMDTLTAPRGYRPFRPVVLWPDLRELVFSAGAEVESRDTEGTPEEAGQGTHRARRRKADQAERNDSLILHKFEAILSWAEFLNLNRRVDDDDPDSAKKAADDQDEIGLGQISKAPATRLKLHLDLAPEDVDRERLSGVLTYPEWDTRTGQYLPDHVRVLTSPADPDDNLPSFRQDPRAARRIHHVKRQFEALRPGRISIPGQLDGDELDMEAAVRARVDILANGAGSNRIWRQSRPVARDLAVSILLDVSRSTESAVGDRAVIDIEREALAALAWGLDACGDDFAIHAFSSLKRDRVYVQECKDFGQPMDVSVEQRIGALRPGFYTRLGAAVRHCSADLSKQARKRRLLLVITDGKPNDLDHYEGRHGIEDTAMAVREARRAGHSVFGVTVDKQAKSWFSRMFGRGGFHVIPHPERLTEALPMIYRELVGA from the coding sequence ATGAGCAGGATTGAAATCGAGCCATGGGAACCCGAAGAAACCATCGGGAAACTGTGGCACGCTTTTGCCAGTCGTCTAGATGCCCCCCAGTTGCATCACGGAGCCGCGGTTGACCTCTCCGAGGTCAACGGGCGGCTGGCAGTCCTATTCCGGGGCCTTGGCGGTGCCCCCTCGGTCGAGATCAGGCCGGTCTCGCCCGAGGTGTCGCATCACCGCCTTGGCCTCCTGCGGCGGCTCGGCACCGAGGCCGAGATCACGCCACGCGCCAGTTTCGACGGAGAGGCCCTGCGCCTGCCCGAGTCTCTGGCCGTTTTCCCACAGCGCGAATACAACGGCGCGCTGTACCTCTGGCTGGTCGCGGCTGTGGCACATGCCCCATCCCACCACCCCGACACCGACCCGCTGCGCGCCGACCTGCGCGCGCTTATGGCGGCGCGACAGATGACCGACACGGCCCTTGCCGCCGCGCCGGGCCTGCGCGATCTGTATGGCGCGCTTTGTGCTGCCACGCTTGCACAACGCAGCGTGCGATCCTTGCCGCGTACCGAACAGGCGGTCGAGGATACCATACGCCACCTTCTGGGCGATCCGGCCCCGCTTGGGCCCGAGGCACAGACGGTCCTGTCGGCCACCGCCTCGGGCGAGATGGATACCCTCACGGCACCGCGCGGCTACCGTCCGTTCCGCCCCGTCGTCCTCTGGCCCGACCTGCGCGAACTGGTCTTCAGTGCCGGGGCCGAGGTCGAAAGCCGCGATACCGAAGGCACCCCCGAAGAGGCCGGGCAGGGCACCCATCGCGCCCGCCGCCGCAAGGCCGACCAGGCCGAACGCAACGACAGCCTGATCCTCCACAAGTTCGAGGCGATCCTCAGTTGGGCGGAATTCCTGAATCTCAACCGCCGTGTTGACGACGACGACCCCGACAGCGCAAAGAAAGCCGCCGATGATCAGGATGAAATCGGCCTTGGCCAAATCTCCAAGGCCCCGGCCACGCGCCTGAAACTGCACCTCGATCTCGCCCCCGAGGATGTGGACCGCGAACGCCTCTCCGGGGTTCTGACATACCCCGAATGGGATACGCGCACCGGCCAATACCTGCCCGATCACGTACGCGTTCTGACCAGTCCCGCAGATCCGGATGATAACCTTCCCTCCTTCCGTCAGGACCCACGTGCCGCGCGTCGCATCCACCACGTCAAGCGCCAGTTCGAGGCCCTGCGCCCCGGCCGCATTTCCATTCCCGGACAGTTGGACGGCGACGAACTGGACATGGAGGCGGCGGTGCGCGCCCGGGTCGATATCCTCGCCAACGGTGCAGGGTCCAACCGCATCTGGCGGCAATCCCGGCCCGTGGCCCGTGATCTGGCCGTGTCGATTCTGCTCGACGTGTCGCGCTCGACCGAAAGCGCCGTGGGCGACCGCGCCGTGATCGACATCGAACGCGAGGCTTTGGCCGCCTTGGCATGGGGGCTCGACGCCTGCGGCGACGATTTCGCGATCCACGCCTTTTCCTCGCTCAAGCGTGACCGTGTCTATGTTCAGGAATGCAAGGATTTCGGCCAACCCATGGATGTTTCCGTCGAACAGCGCATCGGCGCGCTGCGCCCCGGTTTCTATACCCGGCTTGGCGCGGCGGTCCGGCATTGCTCGGCCGACCTGTCGAAACAGGCGCGCAAGCGGCGGCTGCTTTTGGTCATCACCGATGGCAAGCCCAACGACCTTGACCATTACGAGGGCCGCCACGGCATCGAAGACACCGCCATGGCGGTGCGCGAGGCCCGCCGCGCGGGTCACTCCGTGTTTGGCGTGACCGTCGATAAACAGGCCAAAAGCTGGTTCTCACGCATGTTCGGGCGCGGCGGTTTTCACGTCATACCCCACCCCGAACGCCTGACCGAGGCGCTTCCGATGATCTACCGCGAACTGGTCGGGGCGTGA
- a CDS encoding cytochrome c oxidase subunit 3: protein MSDESVLDELPGDLMIWVLIVSELLVFGAGLAAFLAVRITDPAGFAEAQDALHRTGAGVNTVVLVTSGALAAWALRLRESARRGAARLALVVAAALGVVFLWIKGAEYAAKAAQSITWDTHPFFTFYYLLTGFHAAHVVAGVLVLLLVAWKDAPRNIEAGAAFWHMVDLVWVLLFPVIYLLR from the coding sequence ATGAGCGACGAAAGCGTTCTGGACGAACTGCCCGGCGACCTGATGATCTGGGTTCTGATCGTCAGCGAATTGCTGGTCTTCGGCGCGGGGCTGGCCGCCTTTCTGGCCGTGCGCATCACTGACCCCGCAGGCTTTGCCGAGGCACAGGATGCGCTGCACCGCACCGGGGCAGGTGTGAATACCGTGGTGCTTGTCACCAGTGGCGCACTGGCGGCATGGGCCCTGCGCCTGCGCGAAAGCGCGCGCCGGGGCGCAGCGCGTCTTGCGCTTGTGGTGGCGGCGGCGCTGGGCGTGGTGTTCCTCTGGATCAAGGGGGCCGAATACGCCGCCAAGGCCGCCCAGAGCATCACGTGGGACACGCATCCTTTCTTCACTTTCTACTACCTGCTCACCGGGTTTCATGCCGCGCATGTCGTGGCCGGTGTTCTGGTGCTGCTGCTGGTCGCGTGGAAAGACGCCCCCCGCAACATCGAGGCCGGGGCCGCCTTCTGGCACATGGTCGATCTGGTCTGGGTGCTGCTCTTCCCCGTCATTTACCTGCTGAGGTGA
- a CDS encoding cytochrome C oxidase subunit IV family protein, with protein MPADPLLRAWLWLIFLSFGSTLVSLWPWPPALAALAGGLVLGLAWLKARVILSRYLGLCDAPAWRRGFGISLALFCLLLLGLYLAPALA; from the coding sequence ATGCCCGCCGATCCACTCCTTCGCGCATGGCTCTGGCTGATCTTTCTCAGCTTCGGGTCGACTCTCGTGTCACTCTGGCCCTGGCCACCCGCGCTTGCGGCCCTCGCCGGGGGGCTGGTGCTCGGGCTGGCGTGGCTCAAGGCGCGGGTGATCCTTTCGCGCTACCTTGGCCTCTGCGACGCCCCGGCGTGGCGGCGCGGGTTCGGGATTTCCCTGGCGCTCTTCTGCCTGCTGCTTCTGGGGCTTTATCTGGCCCCGGCATTGGCCTGA
- a CDS encoding Crp/Fnr family transcriptional regulator codes for MVGSRNFDAAHDSVLLRSLPEDVVESLLSDAVARRHSRGETLFLHGEKAQSIHIVLDGWVKLYRVGPNGNEAVVNVFTRGHSFGEAVAFRGLDYPVSAEAVTDCEILLISARSFVSMMRREPDMCMAVLASTFRHLHELVSQVEQIKAQTGAQRVAEFLLHLCDHDTGNCVVTLPYDKILIAGRLGMKPESLSRAFAKLKPIGVKVARNHASIDDIEALRTYADEDPAAAWNKAL; via the coding sequence ATGGTAGGATCTCGAAATTTCGACGCAGCACATGACTCCGTCTTGTTACGGAGCCTGCCGGAAGACGTGGTCGAAAGCCTTCTCTCTGACGCGGTCGCCCGTCGGCATAGCCGCGGGGAAACCCTTTTTTTGCATGGCGAAAAAGCGCAATCCATTCATATCGTGCTGGATGGTTGGGTAAAGCTGTACCGTGTGGGACCGAACGGCAACGAGGCGGTGGTCAACGTCTTCACCCGCGGCCATAGTTTCGGAGAAGCCGTGGCCTTTCGAGGATTGGACTATCCGGTGTCGGCGGAGGCGGTGACGGATTGTGAAATCCTTTTGATTTCGGCGCGGTCCTTCGTGTCGATGATGCGGCGTGAGCCGGATATGTGCATGGCGGTCCTTGCTTCCACGTTCCGCCACTTGCACGAACTGGTCAGTCAGGTCGAGCAAATCAAGGCGCAAACCGGGGCACAGCGTGTTGCAGAATTTTTGCTTCATCTGTGCGATCACGATACCGGAAATTGTGTCGTGACCCTGCCCTATGACAAGATATTGATCGCGGGCCGGCTGGGCATGAAACCAGAAAGCCTGTCACGCGCCTTTGCCAAGCTCAAACCCATCGGGGTCAAGGTGGCGCGGAACCACGCGAGCATCGACGATATCGAGGCGCTGCGAACCTATGCCGACGAGGACCCTGCCGCCGCCTGGAACAAGGCGCTGTAG
- a CDS encoding 3-keto-5-aminohexanoate cleavage protein yields the protein MIALPNLMVAPNGARRMKADHPALPITLPEIVETARACAREGADGLHLHLRDTEGLHTLDAGLYREALTELRAAVPGMALQITTEAAGHYAAPHQRRVALESGAGLVSVALREMVKDTPDVTATDFYAECAARGIAVQHIMYDATEFDLLARLLPGTLLHDSGLQLLFVLGRYSIDQNSEPSDLTPFLTRMKSTGLTPDWAVCAFGRGETACLVEAHRRGGKLRVGFENSIWHDDGSLARDNAERVRQVHLACG from the coding sequence ATGATTGCATTGCCGAACCTTATGGTTGCGCCCAATGGCGCACGCCGCATGAAAGCCGATCACCCCGCGCTTCCCATTACGCTCCCCGAGATCGTCGAGACCGCGCGGGCCTGTGCCCGTGAGGGCGCAGATGGCTTGCACTTGCATCTGCGTGATACTGAGGGCCTGCACACCCTCGATGCCGGGCTTTATCGCGAAGCATTGACCGAGCTTCGGGCAGCCGTACCCGGCATGGCCCTTCAAATCACCACCGAGGCCGCCGGGCACTACGCCGCCCCGCATCAGCGCCGGGTGGCCCTCGAATCCGGTGCTGGACTCGTTTCAGTGGCTTTGCGCGAGATGGTGAAAGACACGCCTGATGTCACTGCAACCGACTTCTACGCAGAATGCGCCGCCAGGGGCATCGCCGTGCAGCATATCATGTATGATGCGACAGAGTTTGACCTTCTTGCGCGGCTACTTCCCGGTACACTCCTGCATGACTCCGGCCTGCAACTCCTCTTCGTGCTTGGCCGCTACAGCATTGATCAGAATAGTGAACCTTCGGATTTGACCCCTTTTCTTACCCGAATGAAATCCACGGGCTTGACCCCCGATTGGGCCGTCTGCGCCTTCGGGCGAGGGGAAACCGCCTGCCTCGTTGAGGCGCATCGGCGGGGCGGCAAACTTCGCGTCGGGTTCGAAAATTCTATCTGGCACGATGATGGCAGCTTGGCTCGAGACAATGCCGAACGCGTACGTCAGGTTCATCTGGCCTGTGGCTGA
- a CDS encoding aspartate aminotransferase family protein yields MTHIFPRHTRAHPPVAAQGDGAYIIDSSGKRYLDGSGGAAVSCLGHSDPEVIAAIKAQADQIAFAHTGFFTSEPAERLADRLIQHAPDGIDRVYFVSGGSEAVEAALKLARQYFLERGEPQRTRFIARRQSYHGNTLGALSTGGNAWRREPFAPLMIDTSHISPCYEYRGREEGETQEAYGQRVADELEAELQRVGPENVIAFVAEPVVGATAGAVPAVPGYFKRIREICDRHGILLILDEVMCGMGRTGTLFACEQDGIAPDIVTIAKGLGAGYQPVGAMLCTSTIYAAIENGSGFFQHGHTYIGHPMACAAADAVVEKLTDGGMTKRAAQMGAILETALNDTFGQHPNVGDIRGRGMFRGLELVADRDTKAPFDPELSVHKTLKAAAFEAGLICYPMGGTIDGRQGDHVLLAPPFILTENQVGELVDKLSKALNAALP; encoded by the coding sequence ATGACCCATATTTTCCCCCGCCACACCAGAGCCCACCCGCCCGTCGCCGCACAAGGTGACGGCGCCTATATCATCGACAGTTCGGGCAAGCGTTATCTGGACGGATCAGGAGGCGCAGCGGTATCTTGCCTTGGGCATTCCGACCCCGAGGTGATCGCTGCGATCAAGGCGCAAGCCGACCAAATCGCTTTTGCGCATACGGGGTTCTTCACGTCCGAACCTGCCGAACGACTCGCGGATCGGCTGATTCAACATGCCCCCGATGGGATCGACAGGGTCTATTTCGTCTCTGGCGGCTCCGAGGCGGTCGAAGCGGCCCTCAAACTGGCGCGGCAATATTTCCTTGAACGGGGTGAACCACAACGTACCCGCTTCATCGCACGGCGACAAAGCTATCACGGCAACACTTTGGGCGCGCTGTCCACGGGCGGCAATGCATGGCGCCGCGAACCCTTCGCCCCGTTGATGATCGACACCAGCCATATCTCGCCTTGCTACGAGTATCGCGGGCGCGAGGAAGGCGAAACGCAAGAGGCCTATGGTCAGCGCGTGGCCGATGAACTGGAAGCCGAACTACAGCGCGTCGGCCCCGAGAACGTCATCGCCTTCGTTGCGGAACCCGTGGTCGGTGCAACCGCCGGGGCGGTGCCCGCCGTACCGGGGTATTTCAAGCGTATCCGCGAAATCTGTGATCGCCATGGGATTCTGCTGATCCTTGACGAGGTGATGTGCGGGATGGGACGCACCGGCACACTGTTCGCCTGTGAACAAGATGGCATCGCCCCCGATATCGTGACCATCGCAAAAGGGCTGGGGGCCGGGTATCAGCCGGTTGGCGCGATGCTGTGCACCTCGACGATTTACGCCGCGATCGAGAATGGCTCGGGCTTCTTCCAGCATGGGCACACCTATATCGGGCATCCGATGGCCTGCGCGGCGGCGGATGCCGTGGTTGAAAAGCTGACCGATGGCGGTATGACCAAGCGCGCCGCCCAAATGGGTGCGATACTGGAAACAGCGTTGAACGATACCTTCGGTCAGCATCCCAATGTGGGCGACATTCGCGGTCGCGGCATGTTCCGGGGCCTCGAACTGGTTGCGGACCGGGACACCAAGGCCCCTTTCGACCCAGAACTTTCTGTCCACAAAACCTTGAAAGCCGCCGCCTTCGAGGCCGGGCTGATCTGTTATCCGATGGGGGGAACAATTGATGGACGTCAAGGGGATCATGTTCTTTTGGCGCCCCCCTTCATCCTCACCGAAAATCAGGTTGGCGAACTGGTGGACAAACTGTCAAAAGCCCTGAACGCCGCGCTGCCATGA
- a CDS encoding MurR/RpiR family transcriptional regulator, with the protein MTESFEQKFARNLDGLSEKLRQAGEYVARHPVDTATRSLRTVAHDSGLAPASFSRMARAIGYETYEDVREAMREKIGRRVRSFAERAEDLQNTHSTAQRGFFDAHVSACQTNIATLFQDIDRDLLEMTVERLHKARNVRLLGALGSTGVVEYMAYMANYCTTNWAMVSRMGASLGAGLAGLDASDALIVVTKPPFSTRSIEAADLAAGQGAFVVVITDTPACPALRHASAGFVVPTESPHFYSSYVATIVLVETIIGMIVSRAGPAAREQIAQVEDINRRLGEVWAG; encoded by the coding sequence TTGACCGAGTCGTTCGAACAAAAATTCGCTCGCAATCTTGACGGCCTCAGCGAAAAGCTGCGGCAGGCCGGAGAATATGTGGCGCGTCATCCCGTGGACACGGCCACCCGTTCGCTCAGAACGGTCGCGCATGATAGTGGCCTTGCTCCCGCATCTTTTTCACGCATGGCGCGGGCCATCGGCTATGAGACGTATGAAGACGTGCGCGAAGCGATGCGCGAAAAGATCGGTCGCCGCGTGCGCAGCTTCGCGGAGCGGGCCGAGGACCTTCAGAATACCCATTCAACCGCTCAACGCGGGTTTTTCGATGCGCATGTGTCAGCCTGCCAGACCAATATCGCCACCCTGTTTCAGGATATTGACCGTGATCTTCTGGAGATGACGGTTGAGCGGTTGCACAAGGCACGCAACGTGCGCCTTCTGGGGGCGCTCGGTTCGACAGGGGTGGTCGAATACATGGCCTACATGGCGAATTACTGCACCACCAACTGGGCCATGGTCAGCCGGATGGGGGCTTCTCTTGGCGCGGGGTTGGCGGGGCTGGATGCCAGCGATGCGCTGATCGTGGTGACCAAGCCGCCCTTTTCGACCCGGTCGATCGAGGCAGCGGACCTGGCCGCAGGCCAGGGCGCGTTCGTCGTTGTCATTACCGATACCCCGGCTTGCCCGGCGCTGCGCCATGCCTCTGCGGGCTTCGTGGTGCCAACCGAAAGCCCGCATTTCTATTCCTCTTACGTGGCGACGATCGTTTTGGTCGAAACGATTATCGGAATGATCGTTAGCCGCGCAGGTCCGGCCGCGCGAGAACAGATCGCGCAGGTCGAAGATATCAACCGCCGTCTCGGAGAAGTCTGGGCCGGTTGA
- a CDS encoding TAXI family TRAP transporter solute-binding subunit, whose translation MFSKFKFTMAGAALAAMMAPAAHAEEFITIGTGGVTGVYYPTGGAICRLVNKGRKDHGIRCSVESTGGSIYNIKTIRAGELEFGVAQSDWQYHAYNGTSKFEDDGAFEGLRAVFSVHPEPFTVVARADAGITNFEDLKGKRVNIGNPGSGQRGTMEVLMNALGWTTDDFALATELKAAEQSQALCDNQIDAMVYTVGHPSGSIQEATTACDSVLVNVSGDAVNGLVDENSYYRLATIPGGMYRGNDGDAQTFGVGATFVTSDAVSEEAVYTVVKSVFENFDDFKKLHPAFANLKPEEMATAGLSAPLHAGAAKYYKEQGWIE comes from the coding sequence ATGTTTTCTAAGTTCAAGTTCACAATGGCCGGCGCGGCTCTGGCCGCGATGATGGCCCCGGCGGCCCACGCCGAGGAGTTCATCACCATCGGCACCGGCGGCGTGACCGGGGTCTACTATCCCACGGGTGGCGCCATCTGCCGTCTGGTCAACAAGGGCCGCAAGGATCACGGCATTCGCTGTTCGGTCGAATCCACGGGTGGTTCGATCTACAACATCAAGACCATCCGCGCGGGCGAACTGGAGTTCGGCGTTGCGCAATCCGACTGGCAGTATCACGCTTATAACGGCACCTCGAAATTCGAGGATGATGGCGCCTTTGAAGGCCTGCGCGCGGTGTTCTCGGTTCACCCCGAGCCGTTCACGGTCGTCGCCCGTGCCGATGCCGGGATCACCAACTTCGAGGACCTCAAAGGCAAGCGTGTGAACATCGGCAACCCGGGATCGGGCCAGCGTGGCACGATGGAAGTTCTGATGAATGCGCTGGGCTGGACCACCGATGATTTCGCTCTGGCGACCGAGTTGAAAGCCGCAGAACAAAGCCAAGCCCTGTGCGACAATCAGATCGACGCGATGGTCTATACCGTGGGTCACCCCTCGGGCTCGATCCAGGAGGCCACCACGGCCTGTGACAGTGTGCTGGTGAATGTCAGCGGTGACGCGGTGAACGGTCTGGTCGACGAGAACTCGTACTATCGTCTGGCGACCATTCCCGGCGGGATGTACCGCGGCAACGATGGCGATGCGCAAACCTTTGGCGTCGGTGCAACCTTCGTGACCTCGGACGCAGTCAGTGAAGAGGCGGTTTATACCGTTGTGAAGTCTGTCTTCGAGAACTTTGATGACTTCAAGAAGCTGCACCCGGCCTTTGCCAACCTCAAGCCCGAGGAAATGGCCACTGCTGGTCTTTCGGCCCCGCTCCACGCCGGTGCCGCGAAGTACTACAAAGAACAGGGCTGGATCGAATAA